TATGCATGGTTTCCATCCAAATATTGTATTCCTTTGAGCCCTCTTCCCAAAAAGGGGGCTTTATTACGGTGATTTCATTGCTAAATTTCGTTTTTGAGTAATTTGCATATCTTGTACTCTCCTGGCTATATGATGCTAGCCGGTGGCGAACGAGTTCATGGCTGACCCCTCGATCACATATAAATCGGACAGTTATGTAGACATGTTCGATTACGCTGTGGTGGCCTGATTTCATCAGTTTCTTAACGAAGTCTATAGCAGAATCAGGAGTAATTTTTCCTTCTGATTTGTAACAAGTTCGTCCAGCCAACTCTATATATTTTAAAACGTCATTACTGTCAGGCATATAGAGTATTTCATAAGATGGGGCTATTATCTTCATTACTAATCCTCAGTCTGTTGTATTTATATTGCAAAGAATGTAAAAACTTCCCTGGTGTCCCAACGACATAATATGTTCTAAGCTGTATCCTGCGAATATAGAAGCTTTTAG
Above is a window of Desulfosalsimonas propionicica DNA encoding:
- the thyX gene encoding FAD-dependent thymidylate synthase, coding for MKIIAPSYEILYMPDSNDVLKYIELAGRTCYKSEGKITPDSAIDFVKKLMKSGHHSVIEHVYITVRFICDRGVSHELVRHRLASYSQESTRYANYSKTKFSNEITVIKPPFWEEGSKEYNIWMETMHTAEKAYMNLIKNGARPEQARSVLPNSLKTEIVMTCNIREWRHVFSLRCSAAAHPQMREIMLPLLKELQGCMPVIFEDLPIEEK